A window of Ferrimicrobium sp. genomic DNA:
CCAACCGAACAACTCCTCGACTCCGGGGGAGAGCTCGGCACCAGCGTGTTCCACCGTGAGCTCGACACCTGCGGTGGAGAGTAGCGCTCTTGCAGCTTCCAGCTCTCCAGCAAGCGACCTACCTCGATATCCCGCCACCGTTGCCCTTACCTCTGCCAGTGCCTGTCGAGCAAGCACCTCGACCTGGTGGATTTCGCTACGAGCCTGTGCCGAATCTCGATCAAAGATCTTGGTGGCGAGTTCAGCCTTGATGGTGATCGATGTAAGGGAATGGCCGAGCACATCGTGTAAGTCGCGCGCAATCCTAAGACGCTCACTCTCACGAACCACCCGATCGAGTTCATCGCGAGTCTCCACCAGTAGGCAATTGGTCCGAACGAGTTGCGAGAACGCAAGAACAACCAGACTCGCCAGGAGGATCGTCAACGGCATCGATAGATTCCCTGCCACCCTCCAACCTGGTTCAGCAAATGGTAAGAAATAGGACACCAGAATCGCAAGAGCGATGAACGGCCATGCCTTTGTCTTGAACCTCCCGATAATGGGAGCGAGGATAAAGAGCAACATGATCAGCGCGTCATCACGGGCGATCGGCAACTCAACCAGGAAACAGAGAGCCATGACGCCGATGATCGAGGCAAAGAACAAAGGACGGGTCGCGATCCCAGAGAATACCAACACGATATAGAGAGCGCCAAAAAGACCGAGGACTCCAAGCCCGATCGGTAGTCCTACTCCATGACCAAAACTCAGCACGCCACCGGCAACCTGTGCACAGTAGGCGAGAAAGAGAAGAGGAAGTGCAACTCTGCCCCACGTCAAGGGCACGCTCCCAAATGATGCTACCTGGTTACGCCAATCTTGGTCCATCCCACGTCCACCCCTTCCGATGGCGGTATCAGACTCGCGCGGTATCGCGGACATAGACGAGCCGAGCTAGCAGCACAAAGGCTACCGTCCAGATGATCACCACAAGCCACCCCTCCAACTTCCAGGGAGATCCTCCGAGCGAGACCGCTCCTGCCCGAATCAACCAGTAGGAGGGTATCAACTCAAAGAGCTTATGAATCAATCCATCGCCACCAATGTTGCCAAACCCCCCACCGACGAGAAGAAAGAGCGTGGAGAGACCACCAGTGACGGGACCCATCGAGTCCGGTTTCAGGAGGTGACCGATCATGACGCCGATCACGGTGAAGGGCAACAGACCGACGAGAAACAGACCGGTCATGATCAACCAGTGGACCATCGTGAGATGAACGCCAAAGGCGCTGCCAGCGAGATACATGACGATGAGGGTGAGGATCGCAATCATATAACCAGCCAGAATTTTTGCGGCAAAGTAATACCAGGTCGGCAAGGGAGTCAGTCGCATCTGCCGGGTCCAACCCATCTGCCGTTCAACGGAGATCCTCGGTCCAATGGAGATCGCCGCGATGAGGGCACCAAAGCCTGCCATCGCGATCATATAGTACAACGGGAACGGAACCCCTCCGAGCTTGTCATGGCGATCGGCCGAGGTGAAGGCAACGTACAACACCAGTGGGAAGACGAAGGAGAAGATCACAAACCTGCGATTACGCAGGGTGCGCAACAGCTCATAGCGAACATAGAGCAAACCCATCAATCATCTCCCTCTCGTGTTAACTCAACAAAGGCCTGTTCGAGGCTCCCACCCGTGACCTCAATATCCGTCAGTCCCGGATAGGTACCAAGCAGGGCATACAGCACCTGATCCGAATCAGAGCAGGTTAAAATCACGGTGGGGCCGTGCCGCTCGACGTTCACCACCCCATCGAAGGCCCCCAAGTAGCTAACGTCAACATCAGGCAGGGTAGCGCGAATCATCCTCGACCCCACCTTTGCCTTGATCTGGTTAGGAGTCCCATCGGCGACAATCAACCCATTGGCCATAAGCACTACCCGATCCGCAAAGGCATCAGCCTCCTCGAGGTAATGGGTCGCAAACACCACCGTCTTGCGATCCTCGACCACCTCACGCATGGCCCGCCAGAACTCTCTTCTCCCCTCGACATCGATCGCAGCCGTCGGCTCGTCCAAGATCAGCAGATCGGGATCCCCAACCAAGGCGGCTGCGAAACGCACCCGTTGGGCCTGGCCACCTGAGAGCCCGGTGGTGAACTGTCGCTGAAACTGATCACACCCAGTTCTCGCTAATACGTCATCAAGATTGCGCGGGTGGGGATAAAACGATGCCATCAACTCGATCAACTCGCGCACCCGCAGATGATCGAGTGGCGTCCCTGTTTGGAGCATGCCTCCCACCAAGCCGGCCGCGATAGCCTTGGCTGGAGACATTCCAAAGAGCTTGGCCTCCCCCTGATCGGGGTGCACGAGCCCGAGCACCATGTCGAGCGTGGTCGTCTTGCCTGCCCCATTTGGTCCCAGCAGCGCGACAGTCTCCCCTGGTTGGATAAGAAGATCCACGCCACGGACAGCGAGAACGGGGCCAAAAGCCTTGGTGACCCCTTGCAACACAATGGAAGGGGCGTCTTGCATCGTTTTCATGACAGTTACACTAGCAAGTGCCCAATCTAGCCGCTGGTGTGTGCTGGCATAAATTCCCGATGACAACTGTCATACTCGAAGCGATCCACGACGCATCATCTCTCCCTCTAGGAAAAAGCAAGAGGAGGAGCCCTTGAAGGGCTCCTCCTCTTGCTCAAGACAGTGACAAGTACGTCAGTCAGAGAAGGGGGATTTGATCTCTTCGGGCTTCACCGAGTCATCGGCTCCAGCGACGGATTCAATCACACGGTGTTCGGCGGCTGCATGCGCCGCGTGCTCCTCATGAAGGTGCTCCATCGCCTCTTCGGCGTCGGTTGCATTGTACTTACCACCACGCATCCACGACGCGCCAGCGGCGATCAGACAGGCGACCGCGGCGAAGGTAAAGGCCTCCGAGAGCCCATGGCCGAAGGCTGGGGAGATAAGGCTAGGGAAGAAGGAACGGCCCACAAGATAATGAGCGTTGGCCGCTGGCAGGGTGCTAAGGAGCTTGGAGCCCAACAGCTTTGACATCGGGTTGTAACCCAAGAAGGCCGCAAAGAGCGTGCTCACCGGTGGCAGCGCAGCCAACTGCTTGGCCAAGGCGACCGGCACATGCTGCTTGGTCAACCCGGACAGGAGGGCGCTCGAGAGATGAGAACGCAACCCAAAGATCATCAGGCTGAAGAAGACACCGATCGAGAGCACCATCGCCGAGTTCATAAAGGTCGCACTCATGCCTGAACCAACTCCCCGTTGATTTGCTGGCAAGCTATTCATGATTCCAGCGCGGTTCGGTGAGGCGAAAAGTCCCATGGCCAAACCGTTGATCGCTAGCAGAATTGCAAAGTCCATGTAGGAAAAGTCCACCGGCAGAAAGATCAGTCCGATGAAGGAGCCCGCCGCGATAATCATACCTCCAGTCGCAAAAGGCCGTGCACCATAGCGGTCAGAGAAATAGCCCGACACAGGTCCAGCGACGAGGAATCCGATGGTCAAAGGAACGAGATAGATGCCCGCCCACAACGGTGTCTGCGAGTAACTAAACCCATGGGTCGGCAGCCAGATACCTTGAAGCCAGATAATAAGGATGAACATCATGCCACCTCGACCTAGCGAAGCCAAGAGGCTCGCAAGGTTCCCGGCCGTGAAGGCTCGAATTTTGAAGAGTCGCACGTTGATCATGGGTTCATCGAGGCGTAGTTCGAGCCAGATAAAGACGCCGAGGGTGGCGAGTCCCCCAAAGATCGCGGCGATGACGCCGGGGTTCGTCCAACCCATGGTGTGGTCGCCGTAGGGCTGGATTCCATAGGTGATGCCCACCAAGACTGAGATCAGCCCCGCCGCAAAGAGGAAGTTGCCAAACCAGTCGATCTTGGCCTTGATCCGAATACCGGTGTCATGGAGCACCATGTAGGCCCAGATCGTACCAGCGATGCCCACCGGCACCGAAACGAGGAAGATCAACCTCCACGAGATCGGCGCCAAGACACCACCGAGGATCAGTCCGATAAAGGAACCAGCGATGGCGGTTACGTTATTGATGCCAAGAGCAAGGCCACGTTGGTTTGCCGGAAAAACATCGGTCAAGAGCGCCGCTGAGTTCGCAAAGAGCAATGCCCCACCCAAACCTTGGAAGATACGCATCGCGATTAACCACAGGGCACCAGCACTCCCATGCATCCACGTGATGGAGAGCATGATCGAGAAGAAGGTGAAGATCGCAAAACCCATGTTGTACATTCGGGAACGACCAAACATATCACCAAGTCGGCCAAAGTTGACCACCATCACCGCAGTGACGACCAGGTAGCCCATGAGGACCCAAAGAAAGTAGGAGGTGTTCCCAGGGGCCAACGGGTCGAGGTGAATGCCGTTAAAGATCTCCGGCAAAGAGATGAGTGCGATCGACGAGTCGATCATGACCATCAAGACCCCAAGTGTCGTATTCGACAGGACCAGCCACTTGTACTTCGGGTTATCTCGCATCGCAGCGCTTCGCTGCCGAAAGGAGGACTTTCCCTCCAACGTTGCCGCCATTTGCTTCTCCTTTATGACCATCTATTGTTGCCATGACTGTCTGCCATGCAGCGCCGTCACACCGTCTTCGTCGTGTCACTAGCCCGCCCCCAGGCCCTGTGACGGTTCCTCAGGCCAACGCCCAGCTGCTAGCGAAGGCAAACCTCCGATAGCAGCTATCGTTTTGCTACCACAGCCTAGCTGTTAGTTGCTTGCAACCTGCAACTACTTTTGCGACCCGCTTTATTCCCACCTACCGGTGGCAATTTACCTACGCTCCCATCGAGATGGAACGCTTCGCCATACCGAACCAAAAGCCCTCGACCTCGTTGACAATTGGGTCATCGCCACCGGCTCCCAGCGTCACAAACAACGGTGCAAAGTGCTCGGTGCGGGGGTGTGCGATAGCTGCCGCTGGTGCTGCATGCGCGAAATCGAGAAGCTGACCGACCTCGCCGGCCGCAAGGGCGTTCGCTCCCCACTCATCAAACTCCCGAGACCATGACGGCGGATCCGCATCGGGACCAGCGTCCCATCGCAGCTGCCGGAGGTTGTGGGTGAAGAATCCACTGCCGACGATCAGGACGCCCTCATCGCGCAGAGGTGCGAGTGTCCTTCCCAACGCCAGCAACTGGGCGGGCTCGAGCGTCGGCAATGAGAGTTGCATCACGGGAATCGTCGCCTCGGGGAACATGACCATCAGTGGCACCCAAGCCCCATGGTCCAGTCCTCGCGGTTCATCATGGTCGACTGGTTGATGTGCCTGGGCAAGCAAGCGATCGAGAGACGCGCCAAGCGACGCTGAACCAGGAGCGGGGTACTTCAGTTGATAAAAGCGCTCCTCAAAGCCCCAGAAGTCATAGACCAAGGGTACGGATCCCGAGGAGCTTACACTGATCGGATTCGACTCCCAGTGCGCAGAGATCACGAGGATTGACTCCGGAGTCGGTAGACGATTACGCCACTTTTGGAGCTCATCAATCCAACGGGAATCATCGAGCAACGGTGGCGCCCCATGACTGAGATAGAGCACCGGCATGGATCCAGAAGAGGTGACAGACATGTCTCCAGTATAGTTGCAGATGCACACATTCATAGGCTCCTCCAATGACCGGTGGACCTCAACGGCACTTTGTTACCTGCCATTACACTTTCGTTCATGCATTGTTAACCTTGTCTGTACGACGGCGAGGAGGTCACCACGATTGGGATCTGGGTATTGGGGGTTGTCCTCCTTGCCTCCGTCGCTCACGCCACCTGGAACGCACTAGCAAAGTACATCGACGATGCAAGCCTCGCCTTTGCTTGGATCAACCTCACCGTCGCCGGCATTGGTGCGGTCTTCCTCGGGTTCGTCGGCCTCCCCAACCAGGAGGCACTGCCGTTCCTTCTGGTCTCATTCCTGATTCACATCGCCTATAACATTTTTCTCTTGAACTCCTACCGGTTTGGCGATCTCTCGCAGGTCTATCCACTGGCTCGAGGACTCGCTCCGATCCTGGTCACGATTGGAGCATTCCTCTTCGCGGGGGAGAACCTCGACATCGGCGAGGTTCTCGGCATCCTCATCATCGCCGCAGCGCTCGCCTCCATCGCCGAGTTCCGCGCCACCAAGACGCTTTGGCTCTCCATCGCGACCGGGTTTGCCATCGGCGGGTACAGCCTGGTTGATGGACTGGGTGTACGGCATGCGCATTCCTCATTTGCCTACGCAGGGTTGCTCTTCCTCCTCGAAGGAGGGGTACTTGGACTCGGGATCACCTTTTTGCGCATTCGTCAGCACCGCTCGATGCTCACCGCCAAACTCCGCCTTGGCCTCGGTGCTGGCGCTCTCTCCTACCTCGCCTACGCCGCGGTCCTGTGGGCACAGCAACGTGCCCCCTTGGGTGTTGTGTCAGCCCTCCGGGAGACGAGCGTCATCGTGGCAGCGCTGATGGGAGCCTATTTTCTTAAGGAAGGGCTCGGTCGCCGTAGGGCGGTTGCCGCCATCGTCGTCTGCCTTGGTGTGGCGATTCTGGTGTTGAGCTAGCAACGGGTCTGCGCAACTAGTGGAGCCTCGTTCAGCCTAAGGTGGGCCTATGGATCGCGCACCATTCATCGAACACAACCAAATTGAACGTCTCTCCCACCCCGTCGTGCTTGACGTTCGATGGTATCTTGACGGCCGCAATGGCCTCACGAGCTATCTCGCAGGGCACTACCCTGGTGCGATCTTCGTCGACCTTGACACCGTCGCCACCCAGCCCGGTGAGGCGACTGCTGGTCGTCATCCACTCCCATCACCAAAGGATTTTGCCCATTCCCTCGCAGCGCTTGGCGTCGACCCTACCGCTCAGGTGCTCGTCATGGATGACGCTCGCGGTTCGATCGCAGCCAGAATCTGGTGGATGCTCGATGTGCTCGGTATCGAAACCTATGTCTTGTGGGGTGGCATCCAACAGCTGGCAGCCACCGACCTGTGCACCAGACCTTGCCTCCCGGTTCCAGTCACTCCCTGGGTTCCATCACTCGAGCACTGGCCAACCGAACGTATCGCCACTACCGAAGAGATCGCGGCAGCGACCTCCGAGTATCTGTTACTCGATGCCCGTGCCCAGGC
This region includes:
- a CDS encoding ABC transporter permease encodes the protein MGLLYVRYELLRTLRNRRFVIFSFVFPLVLYVAFTSADRHDKLGGVPFPLYYMIAMAGFGALIAAISIGPRISVERQMGWTRQMRLTPLPTWYYFAAKILAGYMIAILTLIVMYLAGSAFGVHLTMVHWLIMTGLFLVGLLPFTVIGVMIGHLLKPDSMGPVTGGLSTLFLLVGGGFGNIGGDGLIHKLFELIPSYWLIRAGAVSLGGSPWKLEGWLVVIIWTVAFVLLARLVYVRDTARV
- a CDS encoding MFS transporter — protein: MRDNPKYKWLVLSNTTLGVLMVMIDSSIALISLPEIFNGIHLDPLAPGNTSYFLWVLMGYLVVTAVMVVNFGRLGDMFGRSRMYNMGFAIFTFFSIMLSITWMHGSAGALWLIAMRIFQGLGGALLFANSAALLTDVFPANQRGLALGINNVTAIAGSFIGLILGGVLAPISWRLIFLVSVPVGIAGTIWAYMVLHDTGIRIKAKIDWFGNFLFAAGLISVLVGITYGIQPYGDHTMGWTNPGVIAAIFGGLATLGVFIWLELRLDEPMINVRLFKIRAFTAGNLASLLASLGRGGMMFILIIWLQGIWLPTHGFSYSQTPLWAGIYLVPLTIGFLVAGPVSGYFSDRYGARPFATGGMIIAAGSFIGLIFLPVDFSYMDFAILLAINGLAMGLFASPNRAGIMNSLPANQRGVGSGMSATFMNSAMVLSIGVFFSLMIFGLRSHLSSALLSGLTKQHVPVALAKQLAALPPVSTLFAAFLGYNPMSKLLGSKLLSTLPAANAHYLVGRSFFPSLISPAFGHGLSEAFTFAAVACLIAAGASWMRGGKYNATDAEEAMEHLHEEHAAHAAAEHRVIESVAGADDSVKPEEIKSPFSD
- a CDS encoding sulfurtransferase — its product is MDRAPFIEHNQIERLSHPVVLDVRWYLDGRNGLTSYLAGHYPGAIFVDLDTVATQPGEATAGRHPLPSPKDFAHSLAALGVDPTAQVLVMDDARGSIAARIWWMLDVLGIETYVLWGGIQQLAATDLCTRPCLPVPVTPWVPSLEHWPTERIATTEEIAAATSEYLLLDARAQARYLGDEEPIDRVGGHIPGAQSLPWQRILDRIEVDIDVAADPELQSLLSDDRVIVAYCGSGVTACTLVLAFRAIGRDIKLYPPSYSGWSSDVSHPICTQPCQA
- a CDS encoding sensor histidine kinase, which gives rise to MTWGRVALPLLFLAYCAQVAGGVLSFGHGVGLPIGLGVLGLFGALYIVLVFSGIATRPLFFASIIGVMALCFLVELPIARDDALIMLLFILAPIIGRFKTKAWPFIALAILVSYFLPFAEPGWRVAGNLSMPLTILLASLVVLAFSQLVRTNCLLVETRDELDRVVRESERLRIARDLHDVLGHSLTSITIKAELATKIFDRDSAQARSEIHQVEVLARQALAEVRATVAGYRGRSLAGELEAARALLSTAGVELTVEHAGAELSPGVEELFGWVIRESVTNVVRHARATNCTIELGPTSMRVRDNGCGGEVLFGSGLRGLAERAARAGGSLEVGPNYPLGWEVKLAVPERSRW
- a CDS encoding class III extradiol ring-cleavage dioxygenase; the protein is MSVTSSGSMPVLYLSHGAPPLLDDSRWIDELQKWRNRLPTPESILVISAHWESNPISVSSSGSVPLVYDFWGFEERFYQLKYPAPGSASLGASLDRLLAQAHQPVDHDEPRGLDHGAWVPLMVMFPEATIPVMQLSLPTLEPAQLLALGRTLAPLRDEGVLIVGSGFFTHNLRQLRWDAGPDADPPSWSREFDEWGANALAAGEVGQLLDFAHAAPAAAIAHPRTEHFAPLFVTLGAGGDDPIVNEVEGFWFGMAKRSISMGA
- a CDS encoding ABC transporter ATP-binding protein translates to MKTMQDAPSIVLQGVTKAFGPVLAVRGVDLLIQPGETVALLGPNGAGKTTTLDMVLGLVHPDQGEAKLFGMSPAKAIAAGLVGGMLQTGTPLDHLRVRELIELMASFYPHPRNLDDVLARTGCDQFQRQFTTGLSGGQAQRVRFAAALVGDPDLLILDEPTAAIDVEGRREFWRAMREVVEDRKTVVFATHYLEEADAFADRVVLMANGLIVADGTPNQIKAKVGSRMIRATLPDVDVSYLGAFDGVVNVERHGPTVILTCSDSDQVLYALLGTYPGLTDIEVTGGSLEQAFVELTREGDD
- a CDS encoding DMT family transporter, which encodes MGVVLLASVAHATWNALAKYIDDASLAFAWINLTVAGIGAVFLGFVGLPNQEALPFLLVSFLIHIAYNIFLLNSYRFGDLSQVYPLARGLAPILVTIGAFLFAGENLDIGEVLGILIIAAALASIAEFRATKTLWLSIATGFAIGGYSLVDGLGVRHAHSSFAYAGLLFLLEGGVLGLGITFLRIRQHRSMLTAKLRLGLGAGALSYLAYAAVLWAQQRAPLGVVSALRETSVIVAALMGAYFLKEGLGRRRAVAAIVVCLGVAILVLS